One Stenotrophomonas maltophilia DNA window includes the following coding sequences:
- the ppa gene encoding inorganic diphosphatase, producing the protein MGLELVSPGKNPPEEINVIIEIPKDSEPVKYEVDKETGAIFVDRILSTPMRYPCNYGYVPSTLCGDGDPADVLVVLPLPLVPGSVVRCRPVGVLKMSDEAGSDEKILAVPVSKIFSGYAHVEDIAQVSSHWLERIGHFFEHYKDLEKGKWVKLDGWGGAAEAKQILIEAHQRHLDSKA; encoded by the coding sequence ATGGGTCTGGAACTCGTCTCGCCCGGCAAGAACCCGCCGGAAGAAATCAACGTCATCATCGAGATCCCGAAGGACTCGGAGCCGGTGAAGTACGAAGTGGACAAGGAAACCGGCGCGATCTTCGTCGACCGCATCCTGTCCACCCCGATGCGCTACCCGTGCAACTACGGCTACGTGCCGAGCACCCTGTGTGGCGATGGCGACCCGGCCGACGTGCTGGTGGTGCTGCCGCTGCCGCTGGTGCCGGGCTCGGTCGTGCGCTGCCGCCCGGTCGGCGTGCTGAAGATGAGCGATGAGGCAGGCAGCGACGAGAAGATCCTGGCCGTGCCGGTCTCGAAGATCTTCAGTGGCTACGCCCACGTCGAAGACATCGCCCAGGTGTCCAGCCACTGGCTGGAGCGCATCGGCCACTTCTTCGAGCACTACAAGGACCTGGAGAAGGGCAAGTGGGTCAAGCTGGACGGTTGGGGCGGCGCCGCTGAGGCCAAGCAGATCCTGATCGAGGCGCACCAGCGCCATCTCGACAGCAAGGCCTGA
- a CDS encoding HDOD domain-containing protein yields MRILLVGDAASLPAELTEFIADLGEDWQPLTAADGQTAMTAVATQGVDAVIVCPQLPDLNATTLLGQIRTLRPETIRIALVDAQHGNRPPPARLIGVAHRFLPLPLAPEVLLEALTSLEELREVLDSPRLRDAIGRIEKLPSPPHLYLSLTQALEHDDDADSADVAKLVAADPAIAAKVLQLSNSAFFSQGRTIADLRTAVTRLGLSTLRDLVLASEVFSAPTLSTAERNSLQQRALLASRLAARLLPESSAELGATAALLADIGLLLPGVRNERTEPSLAGDTRPGHAEAGAYLLGLWGLPMPIIEAVAFHLQPQRANTRSFWVTGAVHVALALVNGDPVDEDYLQRAGVLNKLPQWREHANALMGLVPSDA; encoded by the coding sequence GTGCGTATTCTGCTTGTTGGGGATGCAGCCAGCCTGCCGGCTGAGCTGACCGAATTCATTGCCGATCTTGGGGAAGACTGGCAGCCGTTGACCGCCGCCGATGGCCAGACCGCGATGACCGCGGTGGCCACGCAGGGCGTGGATGCGGTGATCGTCTGCCCACAGCTGCCAGACCTCAATGCCACCACGCTGCTGGGCCAGATCCGGACCTTGCGCCCGGAAACCATCCGCATTGCGCTGGTGGATGCCCAGCATGGCAACCGGCCGCCGCCGGCACGCCTGATCGGCGTGGCCCATCGCTTCCTGCCGCTGCCATTGGCGCCGGAAGTGCTGCTGGAAGCGCTGACCAGCCTGGAAGAGCTGCGCGAAGTGCTGGACAGCCCACGCCTGCGCGATGCCATCGGCCGTATCGAGAAGCTGCCCTCACCGCCGCACCTGTACCTGAGCCTGACCCAGGCACTGGAACATGACGATGACGCCGACAGCGCCGACGTCGCCAAGCTGGTGGCGGCCGATCCGGCCATCGCCGCAAAGGTGCTGCAGCTGTCGAACTCGGCGTTCTTCAGCCAGGGCCGCACCATTGCCGACCTGCGCACCGCCGTGACCCGCCTCGGCCTGTCGACGCTGCGCGACCTGGTGCTGGCCAGCGAGGTGTTCTCGGCACCGACACTGTCCACGGCCGAACGCAATTCGCTGCAGCAGCGCGCCCTGCTCGCCTCGCGCCTGGCCGCACGCCTGCTGCCCGAATCCAGCGCCGAACTGGGCGCGACCGCCGCCCTGTTGGCCGACATCGGCCTGCTGCTGCCGGGGGTACGCAACGAGCGCACCGAGCCATCGTTGGCCGGTGACACCCGCCCGGGCCATGCCGAAGCCGGCGCCTATCTGCTTGGCCTGTGGGGCCTGCCGATGCCGATCATCGAAGCGGTCGCCTTCCACCTGCAGCCGCAACGCGCCAATACGCGCAGCTTCTGGGTGACCGGCGCGGTGCACGTGGCACTGGCACTGGTCAATGGCGATCCGGTGGACGAGGACTACCTGCAGCGCGCAGGTGTGCTCAACAAGCTGCCGCAGTGGCGCGAGCATGCCAATGCGTTGATGGGACTGGTACCCAGCGACGCCTGA